The following proteins are co-located in the Mycosarcoma maydis chromosome 11, whole genome shotgun sequence genome:
- a CDS encoding mRNA splicing protein SMB1 (related to small nuclear ribonucleoprotein associated protein b): protein MPPTKPKGGKMMSLINYRLRITLNDSRQIVGQLLAFDAHMNLVLADSQEYRKVKSRKAKARAAAASKSAKSGVQDEDEDDDDAAAASGAPDAVLEQKRTLGLLILRGENIVSMAIEAPPPTDDRKQATMQPGPGKGAPMGRGMGLAVPPMAGVAPPMMARPMPYARPPPGMPGMPSMPGMPGMPGMPVAPPGMPVGPPPGFRPPGFPGMPGGPPPGFPVPPPGAFPPRPPPGFGMPPRPQ from the exons ATGCCTCCTACAAAGCCGAAAGGCGGCAAGATGATGTCGCTCATCAATTACAGGCTTCGCATTACCCTCAACGACTCGCGCCAAATTGTCGGTCAGCTGCTCGCGTTCGACGCTCACATGAACCTCGTTCTCGCCGACTCACAGGAATATCGAAAGGTGAAATCGAGGAAAGCAAaggctcgagcagctgcggcgTCCAAGTCAGCAAAGTCGGGCGTTcaagatgaggatgaggacgacgatgatgcggctgcagcgtcAGGTGCTCCTGATGCTGTCTTGGAGCAAAAGCGAACGCTCGGATTATTGATTCTCCGAGGAGAGAACATTGTCAGTATGGCCATCGAGGCGCCTCCACCGACTGACGACAGGAAACAAGCGACT ATGCAACCCGGCCCAGGCAAAGGCGCTCCTATGGGCCGTGGAATGGGCCTCGCAGTGCCCCCTATGGCTGGTGTTGCACCTCCAATGATGGCTCGACCGATGCCGTACGCGAGACCACCTCCCGGTATGCCCGGTATGCCGAGTATGCCTGGTATGCCTGGTATGCCTGGTATGCCTGTCGCTCCTCCCGGAATGCCAGTGGGCCCTCCGCCGGGTTTCCGCCCGCCTGGCTTCCCAGGTATGCCTGGCGGTCCTCCTCCTGGCTTCCCCGTGCCTCCACCAGGAGCGtttcctcctcgtccacctcCTGG ATTTGGCATGCCGCCTCGGCCACAATGA
- a CDS encoding putative ATP dependent DEAD-box family RNA helicase: MSEPSSSKVKADSLLPPAKSTTAATAARSANGSTNTGASQLTKHGIELPSQEDAERLGFNVFSHILDPRLLRALADLGYGIPTPIQQKAIPLALAGKDILARARTGSGKTLAYGLPLLQKVLDAKSAVAKSDANHQLTRALVLVPTRELAEQVFRHLSVVIEYVRDDIRLVNVAREASEKVQRLLLSEKPDVVIATPSKALNYLQNASLDLKSGMESLAIDEADLILSYGHDADVKSLLGANFLPSHFQSFLMSATMTSDVSKLKGLLLRNPVVLKLNHDDEAASGSNLVQFYTKTTEEDKFLLAYVILKLKLIRGKAILFVNELERGYRLKLFLEKFGLRACVLNAELPINSRYSIVEEFNKGKFDYIVATDEPTGASGNMQDDEGDDEEEDADEREADEVDEQAEDQREAGKKRKSSEHAGAETKSNKSKVSQHRKGKNGASEYGVSRGVDFINVSCVINFDLPTSVDSYIHRVGRTARGGASGTALSFVVPSDQVGRSKYLYCASTTRDESVFKMLNKPSTISLLGSALQEWKYDSSSVAGFHYRVTDTLKSITKALIREARIKELKNEILTSSKLQSHFEDHPDDLAFLQHDKALLTSRAQQSHLKHVPQYLVPKIINPGAKLTKSSGSEYKGYVPKNKIKDGANDRKNKGGKRRSSTGKNTTGAAGKSRKKVDPLRKFSNK; the protein is encoded by the coding sequence ATGTCAgagccatcgtcgtccaaggtcaaggcagactcgctgcttccacctgCCAAGTCTACCACTGCAGCTACAGCAGCAAGGTCTGCTAACGGATCGACCAACACTGGCGCATCGCAATTAACAAAGCACGGCATCGAGCTTCCTTCGCAAGAAGATGCGGAACGACTCGGATTCAACGTCTTCTCCCACATTCTCGATCCACGCCTGCTGCGTGCGCTCGCAGATTTAGGATATGGTATCCCAACTCCGATTCAACAGAAAGCGATTCCACTGGCTCTTGCAGGCAAGGACATTCTCGCCAGAGCACGCACAGGATCGGGCAAGACGCTTGCCTATGGTCTACCTCTGCTCCAAAAGGTGCTCGATGCAAAGAGCGCCGTGGCCAAGTCAGATGCCAACCACCAGCTCACCCGTGcgttggtgctggtgcCAACTCGTGAGCTCGCAGAGCAAGTGTTTCGACATCTCTCTGTGGTTATCGAGTACGTCCGTGATGACATTCGACTCGTCAATGTCGCCAGAGAGGCGTCCGAGAAAGTGCAGCGTCTTTTGCTTAGCGAAAAACCTGATGTGGTCATTGCAACACCATCCAAAGCGCTCAACTATCTGCAAAATGCATCGCTCGACCTCAAGTCCGGTATGGAATCGCTCGCgatcgacgaagccgaccTGATCCTTTCGTATGGCCACGATGCAGACGTCAAATCGTTGCTCGGAGCTAACTTCCTGCCAAGCCACTTCCAGTCTTTCCTCATGTCAGCGACAATGACTTCGGACGTGTCAAAGCTCAAAGGTCTGCTCCTCAGGAACCCAGTCGTGCTGAAGCTCAATCACGACGATGAGGCAGCTTCAGGCTCGAATCTGGTTCAATTCTATACAAAGACGACTGAAGAGGACAAGTTTCTGCTTGCTTATGTCATCTtgaagctcaagctgatTCGAGGCAAGGCGATCCTGTTTGTCAACGAGCTGGAGAGGGGTTACAGACTAAAGCTGTTCCTGGAAAAGTTCGGATTGCGCGCCTGCGTGCTCAATGCCGAGTTGCCGATCAACTCGAGATACAGCATCGTGGAAGAGTTCAACAAAGGAAAGTTTGACTATATCGTTGCCACTGACGAGCCGACGGGTGCAAGTGGTAATATGCAGGATGACGAGGGagacgatgaagaggaggacgcagacgagcgagagGCAGACGAGGTTGATGAGCAAGCCGAGGACCAACGCGAAGCGGGCAAGAAACGTAAATCCTCTGAGCATGCTGGAGCGGAAACAAAGAGCAACAAGTCCAAGGTATCACAGCACCGCAAAGGCAAGAACGGCGCTTCCGAGTACGGCGTCTCTCGTGGTGTCGATTTCATCAACGTTTCCTGCGTTATCAACTTTGACCTTCCGACGAGCGTGGACTCGTACATTCACCGAGTAGGGCGTACAGCACGAGGTGGAGCTTCGGGTACAGCGCTCTCTTTCGTGGTGCCCTCGGACCAAGTGGGCCGTTCGAAGTACCTGTATTGTGCCAGTACAACACGCGACGAGTCGGTGTTCAAAATGCTCAACAAGCCTTCCACGATCTCGCTGCTTGGCAGCGCACTTCAAGAGTGGAAGTACGACTCTTCGTCAGTCGCGGGCTTCCACTACCGTGTCACCGACACTCTGAAGAGCATCACCAAGGCGCTTATCCGAGAAGCACGCATCAAAGAGCTCAAAAACGAGATCCTGACTTCGTCGAAACTCCAGTCGCATTTCGAAGATCATCCCGACGATCTGGCGTTCTTGCAACACGACAAGGCTCTGCTTACAAGCCGTGCTCAACAGAGTCACCTCAAACACGTACCGCAGTACCTGGTACCAAAGATTATTAATCCCGGTGCCAAGTTAACAAAGAGCTCGGGTAGCGAGTACAAGGGTTACGTTCCCAAGAACAAGATCAAAGACGGTGCGAATGATAGGAAGAACAAGGGCGGCAAGCGTAGGAGCTCGACTGGTAAGAACACCACAGGCGCAGCTGGCAagtcgaggaagaaggtGGATCCGTTGAGGAAATTTTCCAACAAGTAG
- a CDS encoding uncharacterized protein (related to splicing factor U2AF 35 kd subunit), which produces MASYLASIYGTEQDKVNCSFYYKIGACRHGDRCSRKHIRPPYSCTLLLSNVYRNPRHHEQDCTITDTELQAQFDAFYEDMFTELAKYGQLVEMHVCDNVGDHLIGNVYARYKYEADAQRAVDALNDRWYDAKPLFAELSPVTDFQEACCRQNETNECNRGGFCNFMHLRYASRPIRKELNHQLAVELRRRKEEGRDTAKGVKKRLGWKERLALEQGDTLADVEGDDGNREENGKAKRDWRSGKSGGDWRSQPRSTEVDQVDHQGHDSTPSITAADPEER; this is translated from the coding sequence ATGGCGTCGTATCTAGCATCCATCTACGGCACCGAGCAGGACAAGGTCAACTGTTCGTTCTATTACAAGATCGGCGCCTGTCGACACGGTGATCGATGTTCCCGCAAACACATCCGGCCCCCCTACTCATGCACTCTCCTCCTTTCCAACGTCTACCGAAACCCGCGTCATCACGAACAAGACTGCACCATTACTGACACTGAACTTCAAGCGCAATTTGACGCGTTCTACGAGGACATGTTCACGGAACTGGCAAAGTACGGCCAGCTTGTCGAAATGCATGTCTGCGATAACGTGGGAGATCACCTGATCGGCAACGTCTACGCGAGGTACAAGTACGAAGCTGATGCACAGCGCGCCGTCGATGCGTTGAACGATAGGTGGTACGATGCCAAGCCGCTGTTCGCCGAGTTGAGCCCAGTAACGGATTTCCAAGAGGCTTGTTGTCGACAGAACGAGACCAACGAGTGCAACCGAGGCGGATTCTGCAACTTTATGCATCTCAGATATGCGAGCAGACCTATTAGGAAGGAGTTGAACCACCAATTGGCGGTCGAGTTGAGACGGAGGAAGGAAGAAGGCAGAGACACCGCAAAGGGCGTCAAGAAGAGGCTTGGTTGGAAAGAAAGGTTGGCACTCGAACAAGGAGATACACTGGCCGACGTGGAAGGAGACGATGGTAACCGTGAGGAAAACGGTAAAGCAAAGCGCGATTGGAGGAGCGGCAAGTCAGGAGGTGACTGGAGGAGTCAACCCAGATCAACAGAGGTCGACCAAGTTGATCATCAAGGCCACGACTCGACACCATCTATCACGGCTGCTGATCCAGAGGAGAGGTAG
- a CDS encoding putative High-affinity glucose transporter, translating to MGRITNPYVLTALACTGGMLFGFDISSLSAIIASPNYLVYFGDDKNTVECADRPGALCNPGPSADVQGGITASMAGGSFIASLFSGIVADRFGRRYAIFLGCILWVIGSILTCAVQNIGMLIVGRIFNGMCVGLCSAQVPVYLSELSPSRIRGRLVGCQQWAITWGIAIFFFISFGCSHIGNRIDGEQDGRGTASFRTPWGIQMVPALVLMALVPLMPESPRWLIANARKQEALEILAQVHANGDQDSPLVLAEYHEIVQNIEESSGEGTGYLDLFKHGNAWRTHIAMFTQIWSQLTGMNVMMYYLSYVFEMAGITGNIALISNGIQYIINVLMTVPALLYVDRWGRRPTLLVGSTLMTIWLFAVAGLMAGYGHYYPDSNNSVVRWKVEGPASKAVIACSYLFVASFAPTWGPVSWIYVPELFGNRLRGKSNSVSTASNWAFNFALGYFVPPAFHNIQWKSYIIFGCFTVAMTIHVFLAFPETAGKTLEEVDEIFQSGVPAWKTRPGSSRSDQDIEALKNEAVYTKNPTSPGSDSADEKELKGDV from the exons ATGGGTCGTATCACCAATCCCTACGTGCTCACAGCACTCGCCTGCACGGGTGGTATGCTGTTTGGATTCGACATcagctctctctctgccaTCATTGCGTCTCCCAACTATCTCGTCTACTTTGGCGATGACAAAAACACGGTCGAGTGCGCCGATCGACCTGGCGCACTGTGCAACCCCGGTCCCAGCGCCGACGTCCAGGGTGGCATCACCGCTTCCATGGCCGGTGGCTCGTTCATCGCTTCACTCTTCTCCGGTATCGTTGCCGACCGTTTCGGCCGACGTTATGCCATCTTTCTCGGCTGCATTCTCTGGGTCATCGGCTCTATCCTCACCTGCGCGGTCCAGAATATCGGTATGCTGATTGTCGGCCGCATCTTCAACGGTATGTGTGTCGgtctctgctctgctcagGTGCCTGTCTATCTTTCAGAGCTGTCGCCTTCGCGCATCCGTGGCCGTCTTGTTGGTTGCCAGCAATGGGC GATCACATGGGGAATTGCCATTTTCTTCTTCATTTCGTTTGGTTGCAGCCACATTGGAAACAGAAtcgatggcgagcaagacggCCGAGGAACAGCTTCCTTCCGAACTCCCTGGGGTATCCAAATGGTCCCAGCTCTCGTTCTTATGGCCCTTGTCCCTTTGATGCCAGAATCGCCTCGCTGGCTTATCGCCAACGCCCGCAAGCAAGAGGCTCTCGAGATCCTCGCTCAAGTTCACGCCAACGGTGACCAAGATTCGCCTCTGGTGCTGGCCGAGTACCATGAGATCGTACAGAACATCGAAGAGAGCTCTGGCGAAGGCACTGGCTATCTCGACCTCTTCAAGCACGGAAACGCATGGCGTACGCACATCGCTATGTTTACCCAGATCTGGAGTCAACTTACAG GTATGAATGTCATGATGTACTACCTCTCGTATGTCTTTGAGATGGCTGGTATCACCGGCAACATTGCCCTCATCTCAAACGGGATTCAATACATCATCAACGTCCTCATGACCGTGCCTGCGCTCCTCTATGTCGACCGATGGGGCCGTCGCCCCACTCTCCTGGTCGGTTCTACCCTTATGACCATTTGGCTCTTTGCGGTCGCCGGTCTCATGGCAGGCTACGGTCACTACTATCCCGACTCTAACAACTCGGTCGTCCGATGGAAAGTCGAGGGTCCCGCTTCCAAAGCCGTCATTGCCTGCTCCTACCTGTTCGTCGCCTCGTTTGCACCCACATGGGGCCCTGTCTCTTGGATCTACGTTCCCGAACTCTTCGGTAACCGATTGCGAGGCAAGAGCAACTCGGTCTCCACCGCCAGTAACTGGGCGTTCAACTTTGCTCTCGGCTACTTTGTCCCTCCCGCTTTCCACAACATTCAGTGGAAGAGCTACATCATTTTTGGCTGCTTCACGGTGGCCATGACCATCCACGTCTTCCTGGCGTTCCCCGAGACTGCcggcaagacgctcgaggaggtggacgagatcTTCCAGTCCGGTGTGCCCGCATGGAAGACGCGCCCTGGCTCGTCGCGCTCCGACCAGGATATTGAGGCTCTCAAAAACGAGGCCGTCTACACCAAAAACCCCACCTCTCCGGGCAGCGACTCGGCTGACGAGAAGGAGCTCAAGGGCGACGTCTAA
- a CDS encoding uncharacterized protein (related to OCA1 - Putative protein tyrosine phosphatase, required for cell cycle arrest in response to oxidative damage of DNA) — MLVPPPNYGMVEENFYRSGQPDQLNFPFLEKLGLKSVIWLAPEEPEPGFLDFCVDQNIELHHLGVLYSTNAWDPITEEVVLQALHLLVQPATYPVLVMCNLGRHRTGTVVGCFRKLQRWNLSAILEEYRRFVGGQKYRILNEQFIELFDEELVFGASY, encoded by the coding sequence ATGCTGGTGCCACCGCCCAACTACGGGATGGTGGAGGAGAACTTTTACCGGTCAGGCCAGCCAGATCAACTCAACTTTCCCTTCCTGGAAAAGCTCGGACTGAAGAGCGTCATCTGGCTCGCTCCTGAAGAACCGGAGCCCGGATTTCTGGACTTTTGCGTGGATCAAAACATCGAGCTGCACCACTTGGGCGTGCTGTACTCGACCAATGCATGGGACCCGATCACGGAAGAGGTGGTGCTGCAAGCTTTGCATCTGCTCGTGCAACCTGCAACGTATCCTGTGCTGGTCATGTGTAACCTGGGCCGTCATCGAACGGGCACCGTGGTTGGTTGCTTCCGCAAATTGCAGCGATGGAACCTCAGTGCGATTCTCGAGGAATACCGCAGATTTGTGGGCGGACAAAAGTATCGAATCCTCAACGAGCAGTTTATCGAGTTATTTGACGAGGAGCTCGTGTTTGGCGCAAGCTATTGA
- a CDS encoding uncharacterized protein (related to RAD2 - structure-specific nuclease of the nucleotide excision repairosome) translates to MGVQGLWQLLQPVARPIKIETLEGKRLAIDSSLWLYHFQMAMRDKDGRTLSNAHILGFLWRILKLLFHGVRPVFVFDGGAPAMKRKTLSGRKARKQGAKESHARTAEKLLAAQMRQAAVKHVADSQNRASSSSAAQVSTSQDAVDLGENTVYFDDLHAANPRVLASRDLQSTAPTSSAPASRDKSSSPTKSGGRKMDWHKDPYALPALEEDLDKVAAANGRNGRRKDYRFATEDELRAVMSTIAPEDLDTNSDLFRSLPAELQYELVGDLRAQSRMTSYKRLQSMLATAPTPIDFSRAQIAGLKTRNDLTQKVLTVTDEIGNANIKVPIRVAGQRNKEYVLVRNQGAEGGFVLGVRDAGMTQDKAIDVDYEPEDIVITDDEAQRSDSDSDPEIEMDEVEIPVQPSGSQSVSRTADPELDQLQTEADPYKRKEKALELLQARAKYHAKQKSSKPGIQDDDNNQLERTLRPQQQRQQRPLFIRNRRTTAAESSNSPDQTDWIDVDADSDDDNHDFHRMPENDDDELDEDEAEDLAWAIAESQTSNNPSRAKEPSPPLRGLKLAHRSGEPISLHDAMSHRQQSTQSTQSPVSSSRAPDLHTSQTDIAAAAGAQDAESFEINEDDFEDVQPEAPSTLREVQPVVEPQPLLDAFGRDPSPADMPDRMHELAALVGRGRKFGGEFAGPPPPPRKSLAGSLRAARRSTSTTDLREQSKPMPSPDTSIKESEKETQSETPPRPPIANAGHMGPPLRSASQQRLERAAMRPKSVTPAEATARTLHEDLSPTPEEVNRQIAVDLYADEAKDDADFKVIESAPLKERSDSRRESRSAQSKTLKNATVSTLHGQAGESMVASDAAKTVDAVDSQVAQQEEPEETGVPVSLSVPEVVLNGAQGPGITKDGADVEAKTMDNVPSASTEHTVEPTSIETAPIEGIEKRSSRQQTPIGWSPTPSPEPEAVVIGADGFPLPTAEELDALDAEDQDEIARLNADQNEFVAFLSATKGRSLLDVQKEVASEVNALRAEFANSRRSEEDITKQMAQEIQMMLRLFGLPYITAPMEAEAQCAELVSRRLVDGIITDDSDVFLFGGTRVYKNMFNNNKIVECFLLSDMQRELGLDREKLVQLAYYLGSDYTEGLVGVGPVVAMELLALFPGQDGLLKFRDWWMRVQMGQDTEEHTRGKTMRRIKRNLHNKVHLEPSWPEHAVLDAYFAPTVDESDEPFAWGLPDLDSLRTFLGEYLHWPVTKTDQYLLPIIERQNTRNRARGNQTTLDRNAFFDASSGTGVYAGRKTVTYASNRLQEVINGFRAANKARKGGGGEAERRRARGGNSSSSSSSDGEDEFQVVDARMQTPVVAEEMLGKQMGRTRRIVRRDEGTEANGGARMKDAQTSEARQAELDAAIEALENATGAQGSTSSASSASKRKKKRTKQAKGQTDADAQDGVCGSACSASSADEAVVVAKTARWTRGRRGRSTAARARSMTGRGSKARANLNAARNMSLDDVHSLPPSRSASLDPAVLRARSTTRSRSASSNASAHQ, encoded by the coding sequence ATGGGTGTGCAAGGACTATGGCAGCTGCTTCAGCCTGTCGCTCGTCCCATCAAGATCGAAACGCTCGAAGGCAAGCGCCTTGCCATTGACTCGTCACTATGGCTTTACCATTTCCAGATGGCTATGCGTGACAAGGACGGTCGCACCTTGTCCAACGCCCACATTCTCGGCTTTCTCTGGCGCATCCTCAAGCTTCTCTTTCACGGTGTTCGTCCCGTGTTTGTCTTCGATGGAGGTGCCCCAGCCAtgaagcgcaagacgctcTCCGGTCGAAAAGCCCGCAAGCAAGGTGCAAAGGAGTCACACGCCCGAACCGCAGAGAAGCTTCTCGCGGCACAGATGAGGCAAGCCGCCGTCAAACATGTCGCTGACAGCCAGAACCGTGCATCCTCCTCATCTGCAGCGCAGGTCTCGACTTCCCAGGATGCGGTTGACCTGGGCGAAAACACGGTTTATTTCGACGACCTCCACGCCGCCAATCCCCGAGTACTAGCCTCGCGCGACCTTCAATCGACAGCCCCTACCAGCTCAGCTCCAGCGAGCCGAGACAAGAGCTCTTCGCCGACCAAGTCAGGTGGTCGCAAGATGGACTGGCACAAGGATCCATACGCTCTGCCAGCCTTGGAAGAGGATCTCGACAAAGTCGCTGCCGCCAACGGCCGCAACGGTAGGCGCAAGGACTACCGCTTTGCCACCGAGGATGAGCTGCGTGCCGTGATGAGCACGATCGCACCCGAAGATCTCGACACCAACTCTGACCTCTTTCGCAGCTTGCCTGCCGAGCTTCAGTACGAGCTTGTCGGTGATTTGCGTGCTCAATCGCGCATGACTTCGTACAAGCGTTTACAGTCCATGCTTGCCACAGCCCCCACCCCCATCGATTTCTCTCGCGCTCAGATTGCCGGCCTCAAGACACGAAACGACCTGACCCAAAAAGTGCTCACTGTTACAGACGAGATTGGCAATGCCAACATCAAGGTGCCCATCCGCGTAGCTGGCCAACGCAACAAAGAGTATGTCCTCGTTCGCAACCAAGGAGCTGAGGGCGGATTTGTGCTCGGCGTGCGCGATGCCGGTATGACCCAGGACAAAGCCATCGACGTTGACTACGAGCCTGAGGATATCGTCATCacagacgacgaggcaCAGCGTTCCGATTCCGATTCCGATCCTGAaatcgagatggacgaggtcgagatccCCGTCCAGCCGTCTGGTTCGCAATCTGTAAGTCGAACCGCCGATCCAGAGCTTGACCAGCTACAGACTGAAGCAGATCCATACAAGCGCAAAGAgaaagcgctcgagctgcttcagGCGCGTGCCAAGTATCATGCCAAACaaaagagcagcaagccaGGCATCCAAGATGACGACAACAACCAGCTTGAACGCACTCTTCGACCTCAACAACAACGTCAACAACGCCCCCTCTTCATTCGTAACCGACGTACAACTGCTGCCGAGTCCAGCAATTCTCCTGATCAGACCGACTGGAtcgatgtcgatgcagatTCGGATGACGACAACCATGATTTTCATAGGATGCCAgagaacgacgacgacgagctggacgaagatgaagcCGAGGACCTCGCCTGGGCCATCGCCGAGTCTCAAACGTCCAACAACCCAAGTCGCGCAAAGGAGCCATCTCCTCCTTTACGCGGTCTCAAGCTGGCCCATCGCAGCGGCGAGCCCATTTCGCTTCACGACGCCATGTCACACAGGCAGCAGTCGACACAGTCGACGCAGTCACctgtcagcagcagcagagcacCTGATCTGCATACATCCCAGACTGACATCGCTGCGGCGGCTGGCGCCCAGGATGCAGAGAGCTTCGAGATCAACGAAGATGACTTTGAAGACGTGCAGCCCGAAGCGCCGTCCACATTACGTGAGGTTCAGCCAGTTGTCGAGCCACAGCCACTGTTGGACGCATTCGGTCGAGATCCATCTCCTGCCGACATGCCTGATCGCATGCACGAGCTGGCAGCGCTTGTTGGCCGCGGCAGAAAATTCGGCGGTGAATTTGCGGGCCCACCACCTCCGCCTCGTAAGAGTCTGGCGGGCAGTCTTCGAGCCGCACGTCGATCCACGTCGACAACTGACCTTCGCGAGCAGTCGAAACCAATGCCGTCCCCCGACACGTCGATcaaggagagcgagaaggAGACACAATCGGAAACGCCTCCACGCCCGCCCATCGCAAACGCAGGTCACATGGGACCGCCGCTTCGTTCCGCTTcacagcagcgactcgagcgtgCAGCCATGCGGCCAAAGTCTGTTACGCCAGCAGAGGCAACCGCGCGGACGCTGCACGAAGATTTATCTCCCACGCCCGAGGAAGTCAATCGTCAGATCGCAGTCGATCTCTATGCAGACGAGGCGAAGGACGATGCCGATTTTAAGGTGATCGAGTCCGCACCGCTGAAGGAGAGGAGCGATTCAAGGAGAGAATCACGATCCGCACAAAGCAAGACGTTGAAAAATGCCACAGTCTCAACCCTACATGGGCAAGCAGGTGAGAGCATGGTAGCCAGCGATGCGGCAAAGACTGTGGACGCGGTAGACAGCCAGGTCGCTCAGCAGGAAGAACCTGAAGAGACCGGAGTGCCGGTATCTTTGTCAGTCCCAGAGGTGGTATTGAATGGAGCTCAAGGACCCGGCATCACAAAAGATGGCGCAGACGTCGAAGCCAAGACCATGGACAACGTCCCCTCCGCATCCACAGAGCACACGGTTGAACCTACATCCATAGAGACAGCACCGATAGAAGGCATTGAGAAGCGCTCCAGCCGACAACAGACACCGATTGGATGGTCGCCCACACCATCACCCGAGCCTGAAGCCGTTGTTATCGGCGCCGACGGATTCCCCCTCCCGACTgcggaagagctcgacgcaCTTGACGCagaagaccaagacgagaTCGCGCGACTGAATGCCGATCAAAACGAGTTTGTCGCGTTTCTGAGCGCCACCAAAGGCCGCAGCCTGCTTGACGTGCAGAAGGAAGTGGCGAGCGAAGTGAATGCTCTGCGTGCCGAATTTGCCAACAGCCGACGATCCGAAGAGGATATCACCAAGCAGATGGCACAAGAGATTCAAATGATGCTTCGCCTGTTCGGACTGCCGTACATCACGGCACCGATGGAAGCCGAAGCACAATGCGCCGAACTCGTCTCTCGACGTCTAGTGGATGGTATCATCACGGATGACAGCGATGTATTTCTGTTCGGCGGTACACGCGTCTACAAAAACATGTTTAACAacaacaagatcgtcgagtGTTTCCTGCTCTCGGACATGCAGCGAGAACTGGGACTGGATCGCGAGAAGCTTGTGCAGCTGGCCTACTATCTGGGGAGCGATTACACCGAGGGACTTGTAGGTGTCGGACCCGTTGTAGCGAtggagctgcttgcgctgttTCCTGGTCAAGATGGACTGCTCAAGTTCAGGGACTGGTGGATGCGCGTGCAGATGGGTCAGGACACCGAAGAGCATACGCGCGGGAAAACGATGCGACGAATCAAAAGGAATCTACACAACAAGGTGCACCTCGAACCGTCGTGGCCGGAGCATGCGGTGTTGGACGCGTACTTTGCTCCCACGGTggacgagagcgatgaACCATTTGCGTGGGGTCTACCGGACCTAGATAGCTTGCGAACATTTCTGGGCGAATATCTGCACTGGCCAGTGACCAAAACGGACCAGTACCTGCTGCCGATCATCGAGCGTCAGAATACGCGCAATCGAGCACGAGGTAATCAGACGACGCTCGACCGGAATGCGTTCTTTGATGCTTCGTCTGGTACGGGTGTCTATGCGGGCAGAAAGACGGTCACGTATGCAAGCAATCGGTTGCAAGAAGTTATCAATGGATTCAGAGCGGCGAACAAGGCTCGAAAGGGTGGTGGGGGCGAAGCTGAACGTAGACGCGCTCGTGGTGGTAAcagtagcagcagtagcagcagtgatggcgaggatgagTTTCAGGTGGTAGATGCAAGGATGCAGACGCCTGTGGTGGCGGAGGAGATGCTGGGTAAGCAAATGGGCAGAACGAGACGTATTGTGCGGCGCGACGAAGGCACCGAGGCGAATGGTGGTGCACGGATGAAAGATGCACAAACGAgcgaagctcggcaagccGAACTGGATGCAGcgatcgaagcgctcgagaaTGCGACTGGAGCGCAAggctcgacaagcagcgcaagcagcgcaagcaaaCGCAAAAAGAAGCGGACCAAGCAGGCGAAAGGTCAGACGGATGCAGACGCACAAGATGGCGTGTGCGGCTCGGCATGCTCGGCGTCAAGTGCAGATGAAGCAGTGGTCGTAGCAAAGACTGCACGTTGGACGCGTGGACGACGTGGCAGAAGCAcggctgctcgtgctcgctCGATGACAGGACGCGGCAGCAAGGCGCGTGCGAATCTGAATGCGGCGAGGAACATGTCGTTGGACGACGTGCACTCGCTACCGCCGAGTCGAAGTGCGAGTTTGGATCCGGCTGTGTTGCGCGCACGAAGCACGACCCGGTCGAGAAGCGCTAGCTCGAACGCGTCTGCGCATCAGTAG